From the genome of Leptospira wolffii serovar Khorat str. Khorat-H2, one region includes:
- a CDS encoding IS3 family transposase, protein KPKQLVFDYIEVYYNRRRLHSFLGYVSPVEFEEKAA, encoded by the coding sequence AAGCCCAAGCAACTAGTTTTTGATTATATAGAAGTTTATTATAATAGACGAAGATTACATTCTTTTTTAGGATACGTGAGTCCCGTTGAATTTGAAGAAAAAGCGGCTTAA